One Oligoflexia bacterium DNA window includes the following coding sequences:
- a CDS encoding M23 family metallopeptidase has protein sequence MGNRFWRVTLLIIFAMLNLNCSSTPHRKPASIPNKKNGLYLVWPIAKPKVSQEFIAEDDGSHHDGIDIAAPKGTRIYAPADGRVVYAGQKFSGYGKMIIIEHNSKTATLYGHCHKLLVKSGELIKRGSLIGLVGKTGRATAPHLHFEIRVNKKPVDPLEYLP, from the coding sequence GTGGGAAATCGGTTTTGGCGGGTAACACTACTCATAATTTTTGCGATGCTTAACCTCAACTGTTCATCGACACCACATCGTAAACCTGCGTCTATTCCAAATAAAAAAAACGGTCTCTATCTTGTTTGGCCCATTGCTAAACCCAAAGTCTCGCAAGAATTTATTGCCGAAGACGATGGCTCACATCATGATGGTATCGATATCGCAGCCCCTAAAGGAACACGCATCTATGCTCCAGCCGACGGGCGAGTAGTTTATGCAGGCCAAAAATTTTCGGGCTATGGCAAAATGATTATTATTGAGCACAATTCAAAAACCGCTACCCTCTATGGCCACTGTCATAAATTACTAGTGAAATCCGGAGAACTCATTAAACGCGGAAGTCTCATCGGACTCGTTGGTAAAACAGGACGCGCCACTGCACCACATCTTCATTTTGAAATTCGCGTGAATAAAAAACCAGTTGATCCGCTGGAGTACCTTCCGTGA
- the surE gene encoding 5'/3'-nucleotidase SurE, translating to MNILIANDDGIESPGILLLAEALEKLGDITVVAPHRERSTSGHSLTLHKPLRCVETKKNYYAISGSPADCVYMATRHIMKKKPDIIVSGVNRGANLGNDIYYSGTVAAAREGAYFGVKALAFSLSLGHHLEKVSMHWETAVAFAKIFVPMAIKEKYPLNHVINVNIPNLPMNQVKGVKISKQGRRYYSDEIETRLDPRNRPYYWLGGEYKGFDDIKGSDCNHIDEGYVSITPLKLDCTNYELMEEFKKWEIGFGG from the coding sequence ATGAATATCTTAATTGCCAATGATGATGGTATTGAATCTCCAGGAATTTTATTACTCGCAGAAGCACTTGAAAAACTCGGTGACATAACAGTTGTGGCTCCACATCGTGAACGTTCAACCAGTGGCCATAGCCTCACTCTTCATAAACCATTACGCTGTGTTGAAACTAAAAAAAATTATTACGCAATTAGTGGAAGCCCTGCTGATTGTGTTTACATGGCCACTCGACACATCATGAAGAAAAAGCCTGACATAATTGTGAGTGGTGTTAATCGTGGAGCAAATTTAGGAAATGATATTTATTATTCTGGTACCGTAGCAGCAGCCCGCGAAGGAGCTTACTTCGGAGTCAAAGCATTAGCATTTAGTTTATCATTGGGTCATCACCTCGAAAAGGTTTCTATGCACTGGGAAACCGCAGTGGCCTTTGCAAAGATTTTTGTTCCCATGGCTATAAAAGAAAAATACCCACTTAATCATGTTATCAATGTGAACATTCCCAATCTTCCGATGAATCAAGTAAAAGGTGTTAAGATTTCAAAACAAGGTCGCAGATACTACTCTGATGAAATTGAAACACGCCTTGATCCGCGTAATCGCCCCTATTATTGGCTCGGTGGAGAATACAAAGGTTTTGATGATATAAAAGGCAGCGATTGCAATCATATCGATGAAGGATACGTCAGCATCACACCGCTAAAATTAGACTGTACCAATTATGAACTCATGGAGGAGTTTAAAAAGTGGGAAATCGGTTTTGGCGGGTAA
- the glyA gene encoding serine hydroxymethyltransferase, which yields MSIKEQDPKIFEYIEKEKLRQLEGLEMIASENYVSNEVLEAQGSVLTNKYAEGYPGKRYYGGCEFIDQIEQIAIDRAKELFKCSHANVQPHSGSQANMAVYMAVLKPGDTVLGMDLSHGGHLTHGSPVSFSGILYRATHYGVSQKDKRLDYGIIRERAIAEKPKMIIAGFSAYPRTLDFAKFREIADEVGAKLFVDMAHIAGLIAADLSPSPIPYADYVTTTTHKTLRGPRGGMILCSEALGKAVNSKIFPGIQGGPLEHVIAAKAVAFGEALKPNFKKYARRVIDNAKTLAEVLMGHGYDLVTGGTDNHLMLIDLTNKNITGKDAEHWLDQAGITVNKNTVPFETKSPFITSGIRIGTPALTTRGMGVTEMKIVGSWIHEVLKAGGESKVTSTVRGQIKELCQGFPVFKE from the coding sequence ATGAGCATTAAAGAACAAGATCCTAAAATTTTTGAATATATTGAAAAAGAAAAACTTCGACAACTCGAAGGCCTTGAAATGATCGCCTCTGAGAATTACGTATCAAACGAAGTTCTTGAAGCTCAAGGAAGTGTGCTCACAAACAAATACGCTGAAGGTTATCCAGGTAAACGCTATTATGGTGGTTGTGAATTCATAGATCAAATTGAGCAAATAGCAATTGATCGCGCAAAAGAACTTTTTAAATGTTCACACGCCAATGTTCAACCCCACTCAGGTTCACAAGCCAACATGGCCGTTTACATGGCCGTACTCAAACCTGGTGACACGGTTTTAGGAATGGATCTCTCTCATGGCGGGCATCTCACCCACGGCTCACCTGTTTCGTTTAGTGGAATATTATATCGAGCCACTCACTATGGTGTGAGCCAAAAAGATAAACGCCTTGATTATGGAATTATTCGCGAACGTGCAATTGCAGAAAAACCAAAAATGATCATCGCGGGTTTTTCGGCTTACCCACGCACCCTAGATTTTGCAAAATTTCGAGAAATTGCCGATGAAGTAGGCGCAAAACTTTTTGTAGATATGGCACATATCGCAGGCCTTATTGCCGCTGATCTTTCACCTTCACCAATCCCCTACGCAGATTACGTTACAACAACCACACATAAAACACTTCGTGGTCCTCGCGGTGGAATGATTCTTTGCAGTGAAGCCCTTGGAAAAGCTGTGAACTCAAAAATATTTCCTGGCATTCAAGGTGGCCCACTTGAACACGTCATTGCGGCAAAGGCCGTAGCATTTGGAGAAGCCCTTAAACCTAACTTTAAAAAATATGCTAGGCGAGTTATTGATAATGCCAAAACATTAGCCGAAGTACTCATGGGTCATGGTTATGATCTTGTCACTGGCGGAACTGACAATCATTTAATGCTTATTGATTTAACAAATAAAAATATTACCGGTAAAGATGCTGAACATTGGTTAGACCAAGCTGGCATCACCGTAAATAAAAACACTGTTCCCTTTGAAACAAAAAGCCCTTTTATTACTAGCGGAATTCGTATCGGAACACCTGCTCTTACAACTAGAGGTATGGGTGTGACTGAGATGAAAATCGTAGGTTCTTGGATTCACGAAGTGTTAAAAGCTGGTGGTGAATCAAAAGTCACATCAACCGTTCGTGGCCAAATCAAAGAACTTTGCCAAGGATTTCCAGTTTTCAAAGAATAA
- the rpiB gene encoding ribose 5-phosphate isomerase B has product MTKVLIAADHGGISLKKQLISELSHLNFEFIDLGTHDEKSVDYPDYAKKLCQEVINKKADYGILICGSGQGMAMSANRHKNIRAALCWDIPSAKLSREHNNANVLCLGARLIPFGLAIEIARTWLSTPFAGGRHKLRTEKMEC; this is encoded by the coding sequence ATGACAAAAGTTCTCATCGCTGCAGACCACGGGGGAATTTCCCTTAAAAAACAATTAATCTCAGAGCTATCGCATCTAAATTTTGAATTTATTGATCTAGGTACACATGATGAAAAATCCGTAGATTATCCTGATTACGCCAAAAAATTATGCCAAGAAGTAATAAATAAAAAAGCAGATTATGGAATTTTAATTTGTGGCAGCGGTCAAGGAATGGCCATGAGTGCAAATCGGCATAAAAATATTAGGGCTGCATTATGTTGGGATATACCTTCCGCTAAATTATCAAGAGAACATAATAATGCCAATGTACTTTGCTTGGGAGCTCGTTTGATTCCATTTGGATTAGCAATCGAAATTGCTCGTACCTGGCTTTCAACACCTTTTGCAGGTGGACGTCATAAATTGCGCACAGAAAAAATGGAGTGCTAA
- the fabF gene encoding beta-ketoacyl-ACP synthase II — MKSGKRRVVVTGVGVVSPLGMTSQETWKNILEGKSGISKITRFDASTYDSQIAGEVKNFQPDLWVHKKEQKKMDLFIQYAMAAGKMALDDSGFTITDENADRVGTIVSAGMGGLPGIEVQHNILRDRGANRVSPFFIPMVIPNLAAGQLAITYGARGPNICITTACSTGAHSIGEAMRYIRDGICDVALAGGAESTICPLAIAGFSSMRALSTRNDDPTKASRPWDNARDGFVLAEGSGIMVVEDLEHALKRGARIYCEVVGYGLNCDAYHMTSPSEGGLGAAKCMEMALKDAELNPSDIDYINAHGTSTGPGDIAETQAVKRAFGEHAKKVWVSSTKSMTGHLLGAAGSLEAVFAVLALRDNVVPPTINLDNPSPECDLDYVPNTAREKRLTAVLSNSFGFGGTNASLIFKRGP, encoded by the coding sequence ATGAAATCAGGTAAACGCCGTGTTGTCGTCACCGGAGTGGGAGTTGTTTCACCTCTGGGGATGACGTCACAAGAAACTTGGAAGAATATCTTAGAAGGCAAATCGGGCATTTCAAAAATCACCCGCTTTGATGCGTCTACCTATGACTCGCAAATTGCGGGTGAAGTAAAAAACTTCCAGCCAGATCTATGGGTTCATAAAAAAGAACAAAAAAAAATGGATCTATTCATTCAATACGCCATGGCTGCAGGCAAAATGGCACTCGATGATTCAGGCTTCACCATCACTGATGAAAATGCCGACAGAGTTGGCACTATTGTATCAGCTGGTATGGGTGGACTTCCTGGTATTGAAGTTCAACACAATATCTTAAGAGATCGCGGTGCTAATCGTGTTTCTCCATTTTTTATTCCCATGGTGATTCCAAATCTTGCAGCTGGCCAATTAGCAATTACTTACGGTGCACGTGGCCCCAATATTTGCATTACAACTGCTTGCAGCACTGGTGCTCACTCAATTGGCGAAGCCATGAGATATATACGCGATGGAATTTGTGATGTGGCATTAGCCGGAGGAGCAGAATCAACAATTTGCCCCTTAGCAATCGCAGGTTTTTCTTCTATGCGAGCCCTTTCAACACGTAACGATGATCCCACAAAAGCTTCAAGGCCATGGGATAACGCTCGCGATGGGTTTGTACTCGCCGAAGGCTCAGGCATTATGGTTGTTGAAGATCTCGAACATGCACTCAAACGTGGTGCTCGCATTTATTGCGAAGTTGTTGGCTACGGTCTAAATTGCGATGCGTATCATATGACGAGTCCATCAGAAGGCGGACTTGGCGCAGCAAAATGCATGGAAATGGCTCTTAAAGATGCCGAGCTTAACCCCAGTGACATTGATTACATCAATGCCCACGGTACAAGCACAGGCCCAGGGGATATTGCAGAAACTCAAGCAGTTAAAAGAGCTTTTGGAGAACATGCTAAAAAAGTATGGGTGAGCTCTACAAAAAGTATGACAGGTCATTTACTCGGTGCAGCTGGAAGCTTAGAGGCAGTGTTTGCCGTTTTAGCACTGCGTGACAACGTTGTTCCTCCCACAATAAATCTTGATAACCCAAGTCCTGAGTGCGATCTTGATTACGTTCCAAACACGGCGAGAGAAAAAAGACTCACCGCTGTTTTATCTAATAGCTTCGGCTTTGGTGGAACAAATGCTTCACTGATCTTTAAACGCGGACCTTAA
- a CDS encoding acyl carrier protein: MNVESKVKNIIVEQLGVEAEKVKAESSFIDDLGADSLDIVELVMAMEEEFDLEIPDEAAEKLRTVGDVTKYLQSKGKA; the protein is encoded by the coding sequence ATGAACGTAGAATCAAAAGTAAAAAATATTATCGTGGAACAGCTTGGTGTTGAAGCTGAAAAAGTAAAAGCCGAATCATCATTCATTGATGACTTAGGGGCTGATAGCTTAGACATCGTAGAATTAGTAATGGCTATGGAAGAAGAATTTGATCTTGAAATTCCCGATGAAGCGGCAGAAAAACTCCGCACAGTTGGTGATGTTACAAAATATCTTCAATCCAAAGGAAAAGCCTAA
- the fabG gene encoding 3-oxoacyl-[acyl-carrier-protein] reductase, which produces MAFNYKDKVVVVTGGSRGIGRGIALAYAHVGAKVAITYQSNDEAAQKTLSELQGEGHKLYKFNVSDPQAVDTYFGQIQEDLGGLHVLINNAGIAKDQLLLRLKPEDWNAVIETNLRSVYACTKAAVKIMLRAKEGSVVNITSVIGQTGNAGQSNYAASKAGIIGFTKSIAAEVASRQIRLNCIAPGFIGSDMTESLTDAQKKSILERVPLGSMGEAADIAHACLFLTSPYARYITGHTLDVNGGLNMI; this is translated from the coding sequence ATGGCTTTTAATTACAAAGATAAAGTTGTTGTCGTAACAGGAGGAAGTCGTGGCATTGGCCGTGGAATCGCTCTTGCCTATGCCCATGTTGGCGCAAAAGTAGCTATCACCTATCAATCAAATGATGAAGCAGCTCAAAAAACACTTTCAGAGTTGCAAGGCGAAGGGCACAAACTTTATAAATTCAACGTCTCTGACCCCCAAGCTGTAGATACTTATTTTGGGCAAATTCAAGAAGACCTTGGTGGTCTTCACGTTTTGATCAACAACGCTGGAATTGCTAAAGATCAACTCCTCTTAAGACTTAAACCTGAAGATTGGAATGCAGTTATAGAGACCAATCTTAGAAGTGTTTATGCCTGCACAAAAGCAGCAGTAAAAATAATGCTGCGAGCCAAAGAAGGTTCGGTTGTTAACATCACAAGTGTCATCGGACAAACTGGCAATGCTGGTCAAAGTAATTATGCTGCTAGTAAAGCTGGCATCATTGGTTTTACCAAATCCATTGCGGCAGAAGTCGCCAGTCGTCAAATACGCTTAAACTGCATTGCGCCTGGATTTATTGGGTCAGATATGACAGAGTCATTGACCGACGCGCAAAAGAAAAGCATCTTAGAACGCGTACCACTTGGATCCATGGGAGAAGCAGCTGATATCGCACACGCTTGCTTGTTTTTAACTTCTCCCTACGCTCGTTACATCACGGGTCACACACTTGATGTCAACGGCGGCTTAAATATGATTTGA
- the fabD gene encoding ACP S-malonyltransferase gives MSESWAAVFPGQGSQHTGMGKDFFENFNIAKQTYEEASDSLKLDLKRLCFEGSDQDLKLTANTQPALLVTSIAAWRVFTSECEFRPTVTLGHSLGEYSALVASEAMTLNEAIVTVRIRGQAMQDAVPVGTGAMMAVLGLDDASVIKACSDMQNKAATDGGLKNCVLEAANFNSPGQVVVSGHQKALDYMKEHLIASDYGASRAKMIPLSVSAPFHCSLMKPAAERLKSQLEKVQWQKQMKFAVIHNVNAEKNHDGTLAKTLLFEQMTKPVLWTSSVRHTGVNKYLEFGAGRVLAGLIKKTDLTAHTFNIDTVENLKNTMQHLEDGA, from the coding sequence ATGAGTGAATCATGGGCAGCGGTATTTCCAGGTCAAGGCAGTCAACATACGGGCATGGGAAAAGATTTTTTTGAAAATTTTAATATCGCAAAACAAACTTATGAAGAAGCATCTGATAGTTTAAAACTTGATCTGAAAAGACTTTGTTTTGAAGGTTCAGATCAAGATCTAAAACTTACAGCTAACACTCAACCCGCCCTTCTTGTTACAAGCATTGCAGCATGGAGAGTGTTTACTTCAGAATGTGAATTCAGACCTACAGTAACATTGGGGCATAGCTTAGGTGAATACTCAGCCCTTGTTGCAAGTGAAGCCATGACATTAAATGAAGCCATAGTAACAGTACGCATTCGTGGTCAAGCCATGCAAGATGCCGTACCTGTTGGTACTGGGGCTATGATGGCCGTTTTAGGTTTAGATGACGCCTCAGTAATTAAAGCGTGTAGCGATATGCAAAATAAAGCTGCAACCGATGGTGGTTTAAAAAACTGTGTTTTAGAAGCAGCAAATTTTAATAGCCCAGGCCAAGTAGTGGTCAGTGGCCATCAAAAAGCTTTAGACTACATGAAAGAACATCTTATTGCTTCAGACTATGGTGCGAGCCGAGCAAAAATGATCCCACTTTCTGTGAGTGCTCCTTTTCATTGCTCACTCATGAAGCCAGCAGCTGAAAGATTAAAATCACAACTTGAAAAAGTTCAGTGGCAAAAACAAATGAAGTTTGCAGTAATTCATAATGTGAATGCTGAAAAAAATCACGATGGCACATTAGCCAAAACTCTTTTATTTGAACAAATGACTAAACCCGTCTTATGGACAAGTTCTGTGCGACACACAGGAGTAAATAAATATCTAGAATTTGGCGCAGGTCGTGTACTTGCAGGGCTTATCAAAAAAACAGATTTAACGGCTCATACTTTTAATATCGACACTGTTGAAAATTTAAAAAACACGATGCAACATCTTGAAGACGGAGCTTGA
- a CDS encoding beta-ketoacyl-ACP synthase III, with protein sequence MNFNTQIKGTGRYLPEKILSNQDLEKLVETDDQWIVERTGIRERRIASPVHATSDLGLIAAQEAIGASGLKPTDIELILFATCTGDYSLPNTASLLQAKLGAGTCGALDLNAACSGFLFACSVANQYIRTGMFKNILVVGAETLSRIVNYKDRDTCILFGDGAGAVVLGRADENSASAILGESLFADGNLAELLMLPGGGSKMPITKEVLESGAHHMIMKGRDIFKNATRTMSRCSTEVLLANKMTINDIQWVIPHQANQRIIEAIAKQLDISMDKIIMNLEKTGNTSSASVPIALDEAVRAGKVKRGDLILITVFGAGLTSGALLLRY encoded by the coding sequence ATGAATTTCAATACACAAATAAAAGGAACAGGTCGCTATCTTCCTGAAAAAATACTTTCCAATCAAGATCTTGAAAAATTAGTTGAAACCGATGACCAATGGATCGTTGAACGCACAGGAATTAGAGAACGACGAATTGCCTCACCTGTACATGCAACTAGTGACTTAGGCTTAATCGCTGCCCAAGAAGCCATTGGTGCCTCAGGCCTTAAACCAACAGATATTGAATTAATATTATTTGCAACATGTACTGGCGATTATTCACTTCCTAATACTGCATCACTGCTTCAAGCAAAACTTGGTGCAGGAACTTGTGGAGCCTTAGATCTTAACGCTGCTTGCTCTGGATTTCTTTTCGCCTGTAGCGTTGCCAATCAATATATTCGCACAGGAATGTTTAAAAATATATTAGTTGTTGGAGCTGAAACTCTTTCACGTATTGTGAATTATAAAGATCGTGACACTTGCATACTTTTTGGTGATGGCGCAGGAGCCGTTGTTTTAGGACGCGCTGATGAAAATAGTGCGAGTGCAATTTTAGGTGAGAGTCTATTTGCAGACGGAAATTTAGCAGAACTTCTCATGCTTCCTGGCGGTGGTTCAAAAATGCCCATCACTAAAGAAGTTTTAGAGAGTGGTGCTCATCACATGATTATGAAGGGTCGTGATATTTTTAAAAATGCGACTCGAACAATGTCTCGTTGTTCAACTGAAGTTTTACTCGCAAATAAAATGACAATTAATGATATTCAGTGGGTAATCCCCCATCAAGCTAATCAACGCATCATTGAAGCCATTGCAAAACAACTTGATATCTCCATGGATAAAATCATTATGAATTTAGAAAAAACAGGAAACACTTCATCAGCCTCTGTACCCATTGCACTTGATGAAGCCGTAAGAGCAGGTAAAGTTAAACGAGGTGATCTCATTCTCATCACTGTATTTGGTGCGGGCCTGACATCAGGCGCACTTTTATTGAGGTATTAA
- the plsX gene encoding phosphate acyltransferase PlsX — MKISLDAFGGDLAPEVNIRGALDFVNESQAHVILTGDEGKLKSLLGAGHPRISIVHAPELIDMAEKASAQLRNKKNTSMYKCVDLVVQGEANASLSAGSSAAFMALSLLLLKRLKDVERPALVTPVPTLKPFPTYCLDMGANVDCKATHLVDFALMGHAYGQVMRGIKKPRIGLISNGEEESKGNELTRETHSLLKQIPSINYAGYCEGRDIFTGEYDVIICDGFVGNVILKTAEGLGEAIMELLKQSFSSSISGKLGYLLAKSSLRPLKKKLDYAEYGAAPLLGIGGLSLICHGRSSTLAIKNALHMAEKTAKEGLVDRLREALDLSVIKPVSTQSAEVTTP; from the coding sequence GTGAAAATCTCATTGGACGCCTTCGGCGGCGATTTAGCCCCCGAAGTAAACATTCGCGGTGCCCTTGATTTTGTTAACGAGTCCCAAGCTCATGTGATCCTCACAGGTGATGAAGGAAAATTAAAATCCTTACTTGGCGCTGGACACCCTCGTATTTCCATCGTTCACGCTCCAGAACTTATCGACATGGCTGAAAAAGCTTCTGCCCAGTTACGAAATAAAAAAAATACAAGCATGTATAAATGCGTAGACCTTGTAGTTCAAGGCGAAGCGAATGCCAGTTTATCTGCTGGTTCATCAGCAGCCTTTATGGCTCTAAGTTTATTACTCCTAAAAAGACTTAAAGACGTAGAACGCCCTGCACTTGTGACACCTGTTCCAACTTTAAAACCATTTCCAACTTATTGTTTAGATATGGGTGCCAACGTTGATTGCAAGGCAACTCATTTAGTTGATTTTGCACTCATGGGGCATGCCTATGGTCAAGTCATGCGTGGAATTAAAAAACCTCGCATTGGCCTGATTAGTAACGGTGAAGAAGAAAGTAAAGGCAACGAACTCACACGAGAAACACATTCATTATTAAAACAAATCCCATCTATCAATTACGCAGGTTATTGCGAGGGTCGCGATATTTTTACTGGCGAATATGATGTAATCATCTGTGACGGGTTTGTAGGGAATGTTATTTTAAAAACTGCAGAAGGTTTAGGAGAAGCCATCATGGAACTCCTTAAACAAAGTTTCTCTTCAAGTATCTCAGGAAAACTTGGTTATTTACTCGCAAAAAGTTCACTTAGACCGCTTAAAAAGAAATTAGATTATGCTGAGTATGGCGCAGCACCCCTCTTAGGAATTGGGGGCTTAAGTTTAATATGTCATGGACGCTCATCAACCTTAGCTATTAAAAATGCTCTCCATATGGCTGAAAAAACAGCAAAAGAAGGCCTCGTTGATCGCTTGCGTGAAGCTTTAGATTTAAGTGTAATAAAACCTGTTAGCACTCAAAGTGCTGAGGTAACTACACCATGA
- the rpmF gene encoding 50S ribosomal protein L32 gives MGVPADKTTKSKRNKRRSHHALTRPSTSTCKQCGELKVPHRVCTCGYYNGKEVIAPRMNS, from the coding sequence ATGGGAGTTCCCGCAGATAAAACAACAAAGTCAAAGCGCAACAAAAGAAGAAGTCATCATGCTTTGACAAGACCCAGTACCAGCACCTGTAAACAATGCGGTGAGCTTAAAGTTCCCCATCGCGTATGCACATGCGGTTATTACAATGGCAAAGAAGTTATTGCTCCAAGGATGAATTCCTAA
- a CDS encoding DUF177 domain-containing protein: MSAAKDLKLKFHEIPQGGLDFDFSQKTGELNTTLFDLLGDYPVYQANIHISPADSLVQVRGKLTGELRHICSRCAEDFSSQFSKNFVTNYYKSEDNISGLTDSIDDLDGSFDLEFLEGNEINLAEAVHEQVALEIPFQPLCTEECKGLCLKCGSNLNLAQCLCKHEEVDQKVSPFAKLKELKGE; encoded by the coding sequence ATGAGTGCTGCCAAAGATTTAAAGCTAAAATTTCATGAAATCCCTCAAGGGGGTCTAGACTTTGATTTTTCCCAAAAAACAGGAGAACTCAACACTACTCTTTTTGATCTTTTAGGTGATTACCCAGTTTATCAGGCTAATATTCATATCTCACCTGCAGATAGTTTAGTTCAAGTGCGTGGTAAACTAACAGGTGAACTTCGGCACATATGCTCAAGGTGTGCTGAGGATTTTAGTTCTCAGTTTTCAAAAAATTTCGTCACAAACTATTATAAATCAGAAGACAATATCAGCGGCCTAACTGATTCTATTGATGATCTTGATGGTTCTTTTGATTTAGAATTTCTTGAAGGTAATGAAATCAACCTTGCAGAAGCCGTACATGAACAGGTAGCGTTGGAAATACCTTTTCAACCTCTATGTACTGAAGAATGCAAAGGACTATGTCTAAAATGCGGTTCGAATTTAAATCTTGCACAATGTTTATGTAAACATGAAGAAGTTGATCAAAAAGTTTCACCTTTCGCTAAGTTGAAAGAATTAAAAGGAGAATAA
- a CDS encoding glycosyltransferase N-terminal domain-containing protein, whose protein sequence is MIQTIYTFILYPLVYFLFWLLSFKNEKVKLGLKIRKHKSWIQPRDETTSWIWFHVASGELEYAKPVLRELKKISTHKILVTYFSPSVMKALEKTPEIDLFVPMPWDTPWHWNEFLNHYQPKVLAIARTDTWPNMIWQTKKKNIPSILFSATLPSHSGRAASFWGRLLYGRIVEDLTYVSCVAEEDKSNFLRLDPDIKISIDGDTRFDQVLFRLQENRPIKNLSSTQTPNTPIFVAGSTWPQDEKILIPALIKPVTLGLKVLIAPHEPTQQHLKDLEIQLTKLGFEFVYYSKLNDTLEKADSKTLASSPVILVDVVGVLADLYKIAQISFVGGSFKKSVHSVMEPAACGNLIIIGPYHHNNREALSLKTKGFARVVDDSFELESILMNETKLNSNEVEKRKSEITDFIKSQTGVSKKIATWINSH, encoded by the coding sequence ATGATTCAAACGATCTACACATTTATACTTTATCCTTTGGTCTATTTCTTATTCTGGCTCCTAAGCTTTAAGAATGAAAAAGTAAAATTGGGTTTAAAAATTAGAAAACATAAAAGCTGGATCCAACCTCGCGATGAAACAACATCGTGGATATGGTTTCACGTCGCCAGTGGAGAGCTCGAATACGCAAAGCCTGTTCTTAGAGAACTTAAAAAAATAAGTACTCATAAGATTTTAGTAACTTATTTTTCTCCATCAGTGATGAAAGCTTTAGAAAAAACTCCTGAGATAGATTTATTTGTACCCATGCCATGGGATACACCATGGCACTGGAATGAGTTTTTAAATCACTATCAACCAAAAGTTTTAGCAATCGCACGTACAGACACTTGGCCCAATATGATTTGGCAGACAAAAAAGAAAAATATTCCCAGCATCTTGTTTTCCGCAACATTGCCAAGTCATAGTGGTCGTGCTGCAAGTTTTTGGGGGCGCTTACTCTATGGTCGCATCGTTGAAGATTTAACTTATGTTTCATGTGTAGCTGAAGAAGATAAAAGTAATTTTCTTCGCCTTGATCCAGATATAAAAATTTCAATTGATGGCGACACCCGTTTTGATCAAGTTCTTTTTCGACTTCAAGAAAATCGACCGATAAAAAATTTATCATCAACACAAACTCCAAACACTCCGATTTTCGTAGCTGGAAGTACATGGCCCCAAGATGAAAAAATTCTTATTCCCGCACTCATTAAACCTGTCACCTTAGGCTTAAAAGTTTTAATAGCACCCCATGAGCCCACACAACAACATCTCAAAGATCTTGAAATTCAGCTCACAAAATTAGGATTTGAATTTGTATATTACTCAAAACTTAACGATACTCTTGAAAAGGCAGACAGCAAAACTTTAGCGAGCTCACCAGTTATTTTAGTTGATGTCGTGGGAGTTTTAGCTGATTTGTACAAAATAGCTCAGATTTCATTCGTAGGTGGTAGTTTTAAAAAGTCTGTACATAGTGTGATGGAGCCCGCAGCTTGCGGTAATCTTATTATTATTGGCCCCTACCACCACAACAATCGCGAAGCATTGTCTTTAAAAACAAAAGGCTTTGCCCGCGTCGTGGATGATTCATTTGAATTAGAATCAATCTTGATGAATGAAACAAAATTAAATTCAAATGAAGTAGAAAAAAGAAAATCAGAGATCACTGATTTTATCAAATCACAAACCGGGGTGAGTAAAAAAATCGCCACCTGGATCAATTCTCACTAG